From the Syntrophales bacterium genome, the window TATTCCAGGTATTTTCCCGATCCTGAATTACAAACAGGCATGTAGAATCGCATCCCTCTGTGGAGCCAAAATACCGTCCAAGCTTAATCGGAAGATATATCGTTTAAAAGAAAATCCGGAAGAAATAGAAAAATACGGCATTGAATACGCAATCATCCAGACTGAAAACCTGATAAAAAACGATGTACGGGGTCTCCATATCTACAGCATGAACAAAAGCCATCCGGCAAAACAAATTTTAGCGGAACTGTCATACCCCAGATAAATGGTCAGGTGGTCATGAACAACAGGTATACAACCCAATAACACCAGTAAATATGGCACATAACTGAAGGGGGCTTTACTCTTACTGAAAAAATATTGAAAATTAATGAAACAAGTTATATAAGCAACTATTAGCTTTCAGCCTCCAACTCAATTGTATATAATAATACTTTTGAAAGACTGAGAATTTAACCATAACTGTTTGCTAACCGCTGAACGCTTGCAATTAATGGGCGATTAGCTCAGTTGGATAGAGCACTGGTCTCCGGAACCAGAGGCCGCGGGTTCAAGTCCCGCATCGCCTACTAACTATTTTGAGGAAAAAACTTGATTTATATAAAAGTATATTATAGTAACAGCCGGCTATAAAAACTCTCAATAAGTATTAATGAGGAGGTAGTAATTTGAGAAGATATGAAACGATCTTTATCGCCCATCCCGATCTGCCTGATGATACCATCAGTGAAGTAGTTGAACGACTCAGTAAAATAATAACAGATCTAAAAGGTATTGTAGTTAAGGTTGAAAGATGGGGCAAGAGGAAACTGGCTTATCCAATTAAAAAACAACAAAAAGGATATTACATTCTTATGGATTTTGTTGGTGAAAGAACCGTTGTTACTGAGTTGGAAAAAAACATGAAGTTTGATGATAATGTTTTAAAATACC encodes:
- the rpsF gene encoding 30S ribosomal protein S6: MRRYETIFIAHPDLPDDTISEVVERLSKIITDLKGIVVKVERWGKRKLAYPIKKQQKGYYILMDFVGERTVVTELEKNMKFDDNVLKYLSVKKTEEVDLEEIEKEVAGSSKDEETEEIASINMVKDIDDGKPPEESPEEKEHSE